The Chlorocebus sabaeus isolate Y175 chromosome 1, mChlSab1.0.hap1, whole genome shotgun sequence genome includes a region encoding these proteins:
- the PSMA1 gene encoding proteasome subunit alpha type-1 isoform X2, translated as MEAVKQGSATVGLKSKTHAVLVALKRAQSELAAHQKKILHVDNHIGISIAGLTADARLLCNFMRQECLDSRFVFDRPLPVSRLVSLIGSKTQIPTQRYGRRPYGVGLLIAGYDDMGPHIFQTCPSANYFDCRAMSIGARSQSARTYLERHMSEFMECNLNELVKHGLRALRETLPAEQDLTTKNVSIGIVGKDLEFTIYDDDDVSPFLEGLEERPQRKAQPAQPADEPAEKADEPMEH; from the exons ATGGAAGCTGTTAAACAAGGTTCAGCCACAGTTGGTCTGAAATCAAAAACTCATGCAGTGTTGGTTGCATTGAAA AGGGCGCAATCAGAGCTTGCAGctcatcagaaaaaaattctcCATGTTGACAACCATATTGGTATCTCAATTGCGGGGCTTACTGCTGATGCTAGACTGTTATG taattttatgCGTCAGGAGTGTTTGGATTCCAGATTTGTATTTGATAGACCACTGCCTGTGTCTCGTCTTGTATCTCTAATTGGAAGCA AGACCCAGATACCAACACAACGATATGGCCGGAGACCATATGGTGTTGGGCTGCTTATTGCCGGTTATGAT GATATGGGCCCTCACATTTTCCAAACCTGTCCATCTGCTAACTATTTTGACTGCAGAGCCATGTCCATTGGAGCCCGGTCCCAGTCAGCTCGTACTTACTTGGAGAGACATATGTCTGAATTTATGGAGT GCAATTTAAATGAACTAGTTAAACATGGTCTGCGTGCCTTAAGAGAGACACTTCCTGCAGAACAGGACCTAACTACAAAG AATGTTTCCATTGGAATTGTTGGTAAAGACTTGGAGTTTACAatctatgatgatgatgatgtgtctCCATTCCTCGAAGGTCTTGAAGAAAGGCCACAGAGAAAGGCACAG CCTGCTCAACCTGCTGATGAACCTGCAGAAAAGGCTGATGAACCAATGGAACATTAA
- the PSMA1 gene encoding proteasome subunit alpha type-1 isoform X1: protein MFRNQYDNDVTVWSPQGRIHQIEYAMEAVKQGSATVGLKSKTHAVLVALKRAQSELAAHQKKILHVDNHIGISIAGLTADARLLCNFMRQECLDSRFVFDRPLPVSRLVSLIGSKTQIPTQRYGRRPYGVGLLIAGYDDMGPHIFQTCPSANYFDCRAMSIGARSQSARTYLERHMSEFMECNLNELVKHGLRALRETLPAEQDLTTKNVSIGIVGKDLEFTIYDDDDVSPFLEGLEERPQRKAQPAQPADEPAEKADEPMEH from the exons ATG tTTCGAAATCAGTACGACAATGATGTCACTGTTTGGAGCCCGCag ggcaGGATTCATCAAATTGAATATGCAATGGAAGCTGTTAAACAAGGTTCAGCCACAGTTGGTCTGAAATCAAAAACTCATGCAGTGTTGGTTGCATTGAAA AGGGCGCAATCAGAGCTTGCAGctcatcagaaaaaaattctcCATGTTGACAACCATATTGGTATCTCAATTGCGGGGCTTACTGCTGATGCTAGACTGTTATG taattttatgCGTCAGGAGTGTTTGGATTCCAGATTTGTATTTGATAGACCACTGCCTGTGTCTCGTCTTGTATCTCTAATTGGAAGCA AGACCCAGATACCAACACAACGATATGGCCGGAGACCATATGGTGTTGGGCTGCTTATTGCCGGTTATGAT GATATGGGCCCTCACATTTTCCAAACCTGTCCATCTGCTAACTATTTTGACTGCAGAGCCATGTCCATTGGAGCCCGGTCCCAGTCAGCTCGTACTTACTTGGAGAGACATATGTCTGAATTTATGGAGT GCAATTTAAATGAACTAGTTAAACATGGTCTGCGTGCCTTAAGAGAGACACTTCCTGCAGAACAGGACCTAACTACAAAG AATGTTTCCATTGGAATTGTTGGTAAAGACTTGGAGTTTACAatctatgatgatgatgatgtgtctCCATTCCTCGAAGGTCTTGAAGAAAGGCCACAGAGAAAGGCACAG CCTGCTCAACCTGCTGATGAACCTGCAGAAAAGGCTGATGAACCAATGGAACATTAA